A genomic segment from Candidatus Aegiribacteria sp. encodes:
- a CDS encoding adenosine-specific kinase, which produces MELLQLEYPEGCNIILGQSHFIKTVEDLYEAIIGTVPGSEFGLAFSEASGLRLVRSDGTNLELKSIAEKNLLKLGCGHTFMIVLSKVFPIQILNQIKNVPEVCRIYCATGNLVQVIVARSDQGGGVMGVIDGEPPFAVEIEEDIENRLQLLQKIGYKR; this is translated from the coding sequence ATGGAATTACTTCAGCTGGAATACCCTGAAGGCTGCAACATCATTCTGGGGCAGTCTCATTTCATTAAAACAGTTGAAGATCTGTATGAAGCAATCATCGGAACTGTTCCGGGATCAGAGTTTGGACTTGCCTTTTCCGAAGCCTCAGGTCTAAGACTTGTCAGGAGTGATGGAACAAACCTTGAACTGAAATCCATTGCTGAGAAGAACCTGCTCAAGCTTGGATGCGGACATACATTTATGATCGTGCTGTCGAAGGTTTTCCCGATACAGATTCTCAATCAGATAAAAAACGTTCCGGAGGTCTGCAGAATCTACTGTGCTACCGGAAACCTCGTTCAGGTTATAGTCGCCAGATCAGATCAGGGCGGCGGAGTAATGGGGGTTATCGACGGTGAACCTCCATTTGCAGTTGAAATAGAGGAAGACATAGAAAACCGCCTGCAGCTGCTTCAGAAAATTGGATACAAACGCTGA